A single window of Synechococcus sp. C9 DNA harbors:
- a CDS encoding TerB family tellurite resistance protein, giving the protein MRYVWERFRQPMPTALTLNRQESLTALAAAVIAIDDEVLPVELAQLTDQLTLAGVDLSPPLLERLTQWVQEVDPLELFWAGVQGLVPQDREIAVQMVARLALADGETLIEENDLVALLGETLGFSHQEVCLLVQQATQA; this is encoded by the coding sequence ATGCGTTACGTTTGGGAGCGTTTTCGTCAGCCGATGCCTACGGCACTCACCCTGAACCGGCAGGAATCCCTGACCGCCCTCGCCGCCGCTGTGATTGCCATTGATGATGAAGTATTGCCGGTCGAGTTAGCCCAGCTTACGGATCAACTCACGTTGGCTGGGGTTGACCTCAGCCCCCCCTTGTTGGAACGGCTGACCCAGTGGGTGCAGGAGGTGGACCCCCTGGAGTTGTTTTGGGCGGGGGTGCAGGGGTTGGTTCCCCAGGATCGGGAAATTGCCGTACAGATGGTGGCACGTTTGGCGTTGGCGGATGGGGAAACCTTGATTGAAGAAAATGACCTGGTGGCACTGCTGGGGGAAACCCTGGGGTTTAGTCATCAAGAGGTTTGCCTCCTGGTACAACAGGCGACCCAGGCATGA